Proteins encoded within one genomic window of Oncorhynchus nerka isolate Pitt River linkage group LG17, Oner_Uvic_2.0, whole genome shotgun sequence:
- the LOC115145289 gene encoding prothymosin alpha-A-like isoform X1, whose translation MGSSLLRLKNTCPYRKMLKLMTDLKEKKLVEEAENGKETPANGKAEAEENGDQDNDLEEDDDDVGEEEDEEDDAEVDEEDEDDEVEGRAGKRVAEDDDDDEDDVGTKKQKTAND comes from the exons ATGGGCTCATCATTACTCAGACTAAAGAATACATGTCCTTATAGGAAGATGTTAAAACTAATGACG GACCTAAAAGAGAAGAAGCTTGTTGAAGAGGCAGAAAATGGAAAAGAGACCCCAGCCAATGGAAAAGCT GAGGCTGAGGAGAATGGTGATCAAGACAATGAtctagaggaggatgatgatgatgtgggagaggaggaggatgaggaagatgaTGCTGAGG TTGATGAAGAAGATGAGGACGATGAGGTCGAGGGTCGTGCAGGCAAGAGGGTGGCAGAAGATGACGATGATGACGAG GATGATGTTGGAACAAAGAAGCAGAAAACCGCCAATGATTAA
- the LOC115145289 gene encoding prothymosin alpha-A-like isoform X2 — protein sequence MADAKVETSTEISAKDLKEKKLVEEAENGKETPANGKAEAEENGDQDNDLEEDDDDVGEEEDEEDDAEVDEEDEDDEVEGRAGKRVAEDDDDDEDDVGTKKQKTAND from the exons ATGGCTGACGCAAAAGTCGAAACTAGTACGGAGATCTCTGCCAAG GACCTAAAAGAGAAGAAGCTTGTTGAAGAGGCAGAAAATGGAAAAGAGACCCCAGCCAATGGAAAAGCT GAGGCTGAGGAGAATGGTGATCAAGACAATGAtctagaggaggatgatgatgatgtgggagaggaggaggatgaggaagatgaTGCTGAGG TTGATGAAGAAGATGAGGACGATGAGGTCGAGGGTCGTGCAGGCAAGAGGGTGGCAGAAGATGACGATGATGACGAG GATGATGTTGGAACAAAGAAGCAGAAAACCGCCAATGATTAA